The Danio aesculapii chromosome 22, fDanAes4.1, whole genome shotgun sequence genomic sequence GTGTGTATAACGGCTaccttatttactttttattacatgcttgtttgttgacaaatgtattaattaccacattaatttatgcttaatttaactaTCATGAACTCATATATGtcaatgtataattatatcatgactttacttggaggggcacatcttCATTAAcacattcttaactactcatgaactccttatgcacgtcTGTGTAGTgctttacactgaataacaatagaaaagtgttctgtcaacatcaacatattaaacacaggagttcatgagtagttaaggatgagttaatgataatgttcccctctaagtaaagtcatgacaattatacattaacagctcatgagttcatgttagttacatttagcttaaacttacattaatacattacttaacaacatgtactaacaagtaattaaggtagccgttattcacacacgaactcatgtgactcatgttgtagttaaggTTAGCACATGATTAGCACacaccttaactcatcattagttcataataaagtaatgtttagtttacatattaatacatcattatccatgtactgttattgtaaagtgttatcaaaaattGCATTCACTGACGTTAACTAGCTAGCCATGCTAGCAACACCATCTAGCTTTagaaagcagttttattttccaACTGGTTGTCATTCATGATTAATTTCTTTTTAGAAACATGGGAAAAACTTGTTCCTGGAACAACTTACTAATCGTCCAATCAGCCTTGAGGGTGACATGTGTTTAAagttaatgtcaaatttaagtttAAAGCAAGGACTTATACAACCTTGTAGCATTGTCCtttgatttttggcataaattgTGGTTTGGGTGCCCTAGGGTTAGGATTATATTTTTGGACAGGAATGTTGCTCCAGGGTCAACAAACGTTGACAAGATGGCCTTCAGGATCATTGCTAACAAAGTATTTTGAGGCTGTTGAATATTTTGTGGTGCGTCATGGTtgtgcagtgggtaacacaatcgcctcacagcaataaggtcgctgattcgaacctcggctgggtcagatggcatatttgcgtagagtttgcatgttctccccgtgttcgcgtggctttcctccgtgtgctccggtttccccccacagtccaaagacatgtgcagtaggtgaattgaataagctaaattgtccatagtgtatgtgtgtgaatgagtgtgtatgggtgtttcccagtactgggctgcagctggaagggcatccgctgaaaaatgctggataagttggcagttcattccactgtggtgacccctaattaataaagggactatgccgaaaagaaaatgaatgaataaatattttgtgaTGCCTCATGTTGAACGCTATTGTTAATAATAGATGTATACACTTTATACCTGTCAACCTTTTCGTTTAtgctgggattctcccgtattttaccattctatcccgctatcatcctattCAAGTATGTTTCCATATTTCACCAGTATATTTTATCTTTAAATTAGCATAAACTGTTATGAAaataatcgaatgctttcattataatctgtgcattcttaaagtaacgcctctgttatcaaacaaaacagtaTAAAAATGAGAGATTcgctgctcttcactaaataacaatagtaactttaatcaatatttaaatatagcGAATAAAATATGAATGAGTTTTTTTCTCGCATAATTTCTGTATAGGCCATTGACTTTAATTGactaattttggttttatttttaccttttattttattttcaaaagaaGTTTTCAATTAAAGTATCCCGTATTATCCGTATTATCCAATTAGCTATTATAAGGTGTGtccaaattattatatttaaggaGGAACGAACAATGtgattgtaaaagaaaaaaaattgcattatgAATTGAAATACGAATACAATTCTGTTTGACTGTTTATACCCACTTCATAGTATCTTTCTActgtttaaaatatcatttatccTGATCTAACAATGATAACTGATGTAATATCATGCAAAACTTTTCAATTATTAGAGTCGTTTCCAAAATATTGTAGCTATACTTAATAAGAGATTTAAATATGATTACTTTGACTCTCTTGTTCGTGTATTTGACTGATACTGCCACCTGGTGTTGTGGATGCAAGATCTTTTCGATTTCCGGTGTCGTTTTAAaaattctgtttctgtatttaattaaaaaatcttgtttttatttgGGTTTCGGCAGAATGTATCCATAATCAACAAGAGATGTTGGTTTTATTCGATCTAATCAGTTGTTCCTAACAACATAGTAGTCATCTCGCACTGATACTGACACCTAGTGGTGTGGATATAAAATccccaacataggcttattctgaaaacgtaactgtatatacatttctggagatcgcaaattatgtagccagagatatggctgcatttcatctttaaaatgaaaactacagagcggtatgacgccgttccttttcacgcttaccagctgaccacttacctccgtatagacggcttttctgctgttaccagtttgtccagttagcttgccatgtacgtcgctggacttgagatgcagagagcagTAGACCATGACGGTTTGAGTCCTGTGAAGAACGATTTCAAaaagcgggtaaaacaaaaacagaagcccaaaaataaaatgaacaaataaataagggtgagactgtggtaaaatctgaaaatgtgttaaaaatcatgtgagggcttttctttttctggattgctttttagaACCGTCGGTTGGAGTTTAGGAAAGGGGGTAGCCGGTcattctgtgcttttaaaaaactattggttgagtttagggaaggaggagggtgggtcagttgatcggtcagtcagtctatcattcagtcagtcagtcagtcgatggcggcctctggtggatttacatgagaacagcaggcatgaatgcaATCACAAGAAATTTTGAGaactcaaaaagcgtacacagtggattcgtgaaaacaaaacctacaaaaaacatacctcctgggacgtatttggcactctctagaaatgtatatagcagtacatttttagaatgagcctgggttgaaaatccctttaacagtttaacataattaattaatcaacaaGAGATATTCCTGATTCCTTTATGACTTACGTGGTATCACTTAGTTGATATTTACGCATTTACACCTATGATTCAATACTGCATTTTACAATGAAAAACGCTCCTCATCCATactgatatttttattgtttcaaaAAAATTATCTCCGTCCAGACTATACAGCCTAAAACGCATCCATTCTCACATTCTCACTGGACATGCCCATATTTTGCAGGCATCCATACTTGTAGTCCATTAGTTGTGTAATTGTCATAAGAGAGGAGCTTGACGAATcacacaatattttttaaattaactaatGCTTAACTAAATGCTAAGTTTTGGCATGTCTAATATGCTAGAGTAGTGTTAACACCAGGTGTAACCATAAACATATGCATTTTAATACGAATATGCACCAGTGTAAATGGTAATTTAGACTGATACTGACACCTAGTGGTGTGGATGTACACAATCACTTTCTTTTCATTGACATAATCAACATGATATATTAGTTGTGTTATATGAGTTATGAttgcagtgttcagaaaaaactatTATCTTCCATTTTTTTTTATGCGTAAACCCTTCTGATTGTGGTCAATTTTGATCACCATTTTCTCCAAATGAATTGCAAGGTTTACTTTTTGttcaaaatatagaaaattgATAGTAGcctaacatatgttttacaaacaCTCTTGAATGATATGAATCTTGAATGTGAATGAAATAAATTACACCTTTGGATCGCTAGTTATATCAAAATGtatgcaatgtttatttttctttgttgtagttgtttttagtctacatacatttttacaaacaacataaaaacattaaaagttaattaaacacTTTATACAGACATTAAAGGAAGTTCAGCAAGCTAAAACACACCCCAAGGGCTTCAATATACTGACAACAAAGCTCAACACTGACTATGAGGTTGGGCCAAAATGTCACCACAAGTAATTATAGAGCCCAGTGACTTCAGATTCAAATCTTTAAATCAGTTTGGCTCATTAATGGTCCCTCGCACCGGCTCATCTGCATGCCCTCAACACCTAGACAGAGAAACTCACAGCCGGGGTGACTCTCTGTTACTGATATAAagtctttatgtatttatttatgttaataagTCATAGATTAATAACTGAACTTGTAGCCACAGTTTCCATCAGTGTTTGAGTTGGTGTAACATGCTATTTAATTATCTGTATCATTTTCCAGGCAAATATTGTGAACAGATAACCAAAAAAGTGCATCAGTGTTCCCCTTTAATCATGACCTGGCATTGTCATTGCAGGCATACATCAACGTAGCCTGAATTCATCTGTGGCTCATCTAAAATGGCTCGGTCAGAGGAACATTGTCCTTGAAGAGTTTCAGAAGATTGCAGGACTAATGATTAATGGTGCTAGGCTGAAACTGTTTTACTGTAAAGTATTCCTCTTGCGTGCAAGGCATGTGCAAGTATGCGTATTTGGGGGAACTAAAATTATTTAAGCTTTAAAGCTTCCAACAGTGTCTGTAATGAGTACTGAACAAAAAATaactggaaaaaaactaattacaataattacaaattaataatgttgtttttctgGCACAAAACTGATATAACTAATAATCCCATATAGATTTGTATTCTGTTTGATGGCTTACGGATGGGTTTTACAGTccaaaaatgattcattgtgcGTTCCCAGAAAGATATTTAACGCCAAAGCATTTTTTGATGAGGTCCCTGAGGATGTATTTGATGTAAGACAGCTTTCACCAAACCATTTCTGTTATTATTGATTCCACCTCAAGTCTTTCGAAACCTGCatgaacaaaagcagtttttttccatataatggaagtcaatggtgaccaaAACTATTATGAGGTTTTTCTGATTTAAATTTCAGGCCGCTCCTCACAGAAAACTTCCAtgtgtttttttacatacattcatgtgattttaaatgacacagcaaacccaacagtcaactttatcaaatgaaataagtgtagttaactcaaaatttactgaaagttaattctactcatttgaaaagagttttgaactcagtgttgaaggtaaggagttaattaaataccttattaaatggagtaagttcacagtactcatatagattcatttttttaactcaacaggtttgtagcaatcggtttcctcaaatggtttaagttgccttaacttattgggttttacagtactcagttggtttgagttctcttcatttattgggttttactgtactcaaattgcttcatttattcaaatggattaagttcacagtactcattgggattagtttttgaacttaaaggatttgttgcaatcggattcctcaaatggtttgagttacctttgggttttacagtgacaGACCCCCATTCACTTTCATTATAACAAGGGGATCAGCTTGGACATTTTgctaaatatcttctgtgttttCTAAACATAAAATAGAGTTGAAATTATAAGGCTTTGTAAAAGAATGCTGGGTTGCACTCAATTCCTTCATATagtcccaactcaaatcgattgagttaacttaattgtttttgcaaatttaagtagattaaacattaaacaattaggCTGTcccttaaaaaaaatcaagaattgtgttgaatcaggtcattttaaagaagtagtttgaacaactaGCAAAACTATCTTTTAGGGTGTATACTGTAaaagaatgctgggttccacacaattccttaatgttgtcttaacacaaatcgattaagttaacttaattgttttagcgaatttaagtagattaaacataaatcaattaagttgtcccaaaaaaccctcaagaattatgttgattcagctcaatttaaataagtagtttgaacaactaGCAACGGGGCTAAAATATGCCATCTCTTGCTGTGAATTTATAACAAAATATAGTTTGAGATCAATTTAATTCTTTGGACAACATCCagttgaaaagggaaaaaaatgatCAGTTGCACAGTTCGATTGTTCATTCACAAATTTATGATGTTGTTAGTTAGCTACATAGTTTGATAATTTATTCGTTTTATCTTCTTTTGTACAACATAAGACTTAAATACACTGAAAGACAAATTTAGAAAAAAGTGTACACGACTTCAAGTAAATTCATAATTGACAATGtattaaatgattgattgattaaccAGCAATCCCCTTCACATATTAAACTTTTATATCTCATTAAATAAGAACAGAGCTGAGTCCATCAATATCTCACCAGctttcttttttgtcttttttttctctcaaagccTGAAAAACACATATAGATAATTTAACTCCCCCTTCAAGCATGTTTCATGGTTTGAAAAAATCCTGCAGCAAAGCAAACAAAGGTGAATGGGTCCTGAATCCCTCAGTGGCTCTTGATGACCGGAGGTGCAAGTGAAAACAGCTGCGCGTCAAAAGGTATGAAGGAAATTGGGAGAGAAAGACAAATGCGCAAAAAGTGCTCAAGAACATGAGGAAGGGAAAGTGGGGCAGCTCCCAAAGGACTCTCCTCACGCCTGATTCGTCCTGTCAATCAAAAAAACAAAGTGAAGAATCAAACATCCATCTGCACAAGAACCAGCACAGGAGGCGCCTCGGCCACCTTGGCTTTACGCGGGAGCAGCCGAGCAAGGCTTCGGTAGGACGGTGTGGCCCTCAGCAAGAGTTCTTTAAGTCCGGCACGAAATTCGCGACGGATCAAACAGTAAAGCACCGGGTTGAGGCAGCTGTTTGTGTGGGCCAAACACACAGTCAGCGGGAAAGCGTATGCCTGCGCATTGTAGAATGCCTTGCTGAAGGGCACGAGGTCGAACTTAATGAGGACGCCCCACAGAGTTAGGGCCTGATTGGGCAGCCAACACAAGAAGAAGGACAGGACGACGACAACAACAGATTTGGTCACTTTCGAGCGACGCTTGTGTCGGCCCTGCTCACTTTCAGAGCCAGCCACACCACTTATCCTGCGACTTAACACGATTCTTAAAAGTAGAAGATAGCATACGGTTATCACCACTAGTGGGATCAGGAAACCAAGTAGGACTTTTTGCAACTGGTACAGTCCTAGTAACAACTGCGGGTCCCAGCTTCCTGTTTCAGGGAAGCGTACTAAACATAGTTCCTCGTCTGTTGCGACCTGTGCAATTGTGGAATAAATGGCATGTGGGAGCGTCGCTATTAGGGATACGACCCAAATGCCCAGGCTGATCCACTTGGCCGCAGCTGCCGCTGCTCTGCGACTGTGCATCTTCAATGAGGACACGATGGAGTAGTACCTTGCCACGCTCATGGCAGTCAGGAAAAACACACTGGCGTACATGTTCATAGTGGTGACAGAGCTGATGATTTTGCACATAACTTTGCCAAAGGGCCAGCGGAAGTCCAGCGCGGTGTCTACAGCCCAGAACGGTAGGGTCAGGACAAACTGCAGGTCTGTTAGAGCCAAACCCATCACAAAACAATTGATGGAAGACTGCTTATGCCGGTAGCGGGAATGTAGCAGGTAGAGCGCAAGAGAGTTGCCTACAAGTCCCAGAGCGCAAACCACTGAATAAAT encodes the following:
- the rxfp3.2b gene encoding relaxin family peptide receptor 3.2b, which encodes MERNNTTQTLGECEHTLETSAVLDNCTDAGSGNLSLRCWLHLLTKESSSTLQGDGSSLAVRVMIALIYSVVCALGLVGNSLALYLLHSRYRHKQSSINCFVMGLALTDLQFVLTLPFWAVDTALDFRWPFGKVMCKIISSVTTMNMYASVFFLTAMSVARYYSIVSSLKMHSRRAAAAAAKWISLGIWVVSLIATLPHAIYSTIAQVATDEELCLVRFPETGSWDPQLLLGLYQLQKVLLGFLIPLVVITVCYLLLLRIVLSRRISGVAGSESEQGRHKRRSKVTKSVVVVVLSFFLCWLPNQALTLWGVLIKFDLVPFSKAFYNAQAYAFPLTVCLAHTNSCLNPVLYCLIRREFRAGLKELLLRATPSYRSLARLLPRKAKVAEAPPVLVLVQMDV